The window CTGGGTGGCGGTACATTCGATATTTCCATTTTGCGTCTCACTGGCGGTGTGTTCGAGGTTCTGGCTACCGGCGGCGATACCGCGCTCGGTGGCGATGATTTCGATCATGCAATTGCCAGCTGGATCATCAGCGAAACCGGTTTGTCAGCCGACATCGATCCCTCCGCCCAGCGCAGCCTGCTACAAGCGGCCTGTGCTGCGAAGGAAGCCCTGACGAGTCAGGCTTCGGTTGTCGTGGAGTACAACGGCTGGAGCGCGACCCTGACCCGCGACGCGTTCGAGGCGCTGATCGAGCCCATGATCGCCCGCAGCCTCAAGTCTTGCCGCCGTGCCGTGCGTGACGCCGGTATTGAGCTGGAGGAGGTTGAAGCTGTCGTAATGGTCGGTGGTTCGACTCGCGTGCCCCGTGTTCGCGAAGCTGTTGCCCAGCTGTTTGGTCGTCAGCCATTGACCGAAATCGACCCGGATCAGGTGGTCGCCATTGGCGCGGCGATCCAGGCCGATACCTTGGCTGGTAACAAGCGCGATGGCGAAGAATTGCTGCTGCTTGATGTGATTCCGCTCTCCCTTGGGCTGGAAACCATGGGTGGCTTGATGGAGAAGGTTATCCCGCGCAACACCACGATCCCGGTGGCCCGCGCTCAGGACTTCACCACCTACAAAGACGGCCAGTCGGCGATGATGATTCACGTGCTGCAAGGCGAGCGCGAGCTGATCAGCGATTGCCGTTCACTGGCGCGCTTCGAGCTGCGTGGGATTCCTTCCATGGTCGCCGGTGCCGCGAAAATCCGCGTGACCTTCCAGGTCGATGCTGATGGTCTGCTTAGCGTTGCTGCGCGTGAGCTGGGTTCTGGTGTGGAGTCGAGTATTCAGGTCAAGCCGTCCTATGGCCTGACTGATGGCGAGATTTCCCGGATGCTCAAGGACTCGTTTGAAAACGCCGGTGGCGACAAGGTGGCTCGCGTACTGCGTGAGCAGCAAGTCGATGCTCAACGTCTTGTCGAAGCGGTAGAAGCTGCGCTTGAAGTCGATGGTCAGCGCCTGCTTGATGAGGAAGAGCGCATGGTCATTGACCTGCAACTGCAGGAGCTGCGTGACCTGATGCAAGGCACAGATGGCCCTGCGATTGAGCAGCAGACCAAGCGCCTTTCCCAAGTCACCGACGCATTTGCCGCCCGACGTATGGATCTGACCGTCAAGACCGCGCTGTCGGGGCGCAACCTGAATGAAATCGAGGAATAACTGATGCCGCTGCTTACTTTTCTGCCCCATGCAGTGCTTTGTCCGCAAGGGCTGGCTGTGGAGGTGGAACCTGGCACCTCTATCCTCGAAATCGCGCATGAGCACCACATCGACATCGAAAGTGCCTGTGGCGGTGTCTGTGCGTGCACGACGTGCCACTGCATTATCCGCAAAGGGCTTGATTCGCTGAACGAAGCGGACGAGCTGGAAGAAGACATGCTCGACAAGGCCTGGGGGCTGGAAGTCCAGTCGCGCCTGTCATGTCAGGCAATCGTCGGAAATGAAGACCTCACGGTTGAAATTCCCAAGTATTCGCTTAACCATGCGGCCGAAGCGCCACACTGATTCAAGGAAGTCTCATGAGCCTTAAATGGGTTGATGTGCAGGAAATCGCTATTCAGCTGGCCGAAGCGCACCCGGATCTCGATCCGCTCACCGTGAATTTCGTCAAGCTGCGCAATCTGGTGATGGCTCTGCCCGAGTTTGACGATGTGCCGGATCGTGGCGGTGAAAAGGTCCTGGAGGCCATTCAGGGCTTGTGGATCGAAGAAGCAGACTAAGCTCTGTTACTTATGCAGTTAGGAAATCCCCCAGAACCCGCGTATAATTCGCGGGTTTAATTTTTCGCTTTAATCATTGTTTCTGGAGTTACACCATGGCTGTTCAACGTACTTTCTCCATCATCAAGCCTGACGCCGTTGCTAAAAACGTAATCGGCGAGATCACCACTCGTTTTGAAAAAGCCGGTCTGCGCGTTGTAGCCTCCAAGCTCAAGCAGCTGTCCAAGGCTGAAGCTGAAGGTTTCTACGCTGAGCACAGCGCTCGTGGTTTCTTCGGCGACCTGGTTGCTTTCATGATCTCCGGTCCGGTTGTTGTTCAGGTTCTGGAAGGCGAAAACGCTATCGCTCTGAACCGTGAGCTGATGGGCGCTACCAACCCTAAAGAAGCTGCTGCCGGCACTATCCGTGCTGACTTCGCTGATTCCATCGACGCCAACGCTGTTCACGGCTCCGATTCCGAAGCAGCCGCTGCTCGCGAAATCTCGTACTTCTTCGCAGCTACAGAGGTAACCGCTCGCTAAGTCTTTTTGACTAACGAGTGAAGGGTGAATTCATGATTGCATCGACTGGCAAAACAAACCTGTTGGGTCTGACTCAACCGGAAATGGAAAAATTCTTCGACTCTATCGGGGAGAAGCGCTTCCGCGCCGGTCAGGTCATGAAGTGGATTCACCACTTTGGCGTCGACGATTTCGACGCCATGACGAACGTCAGCAAGGCCTTGCGCGAAAAGCTCAAGTCCTGTGCTGAGGTCCGTGGTCCCGAAGTGGTCAGCGAGGACATTTCCACCGATGGCACCCGTAAGTGGGTGGTGCGCGTGGCGTCCGGTAGCTGCGTCGAGACCGTCTATATCCCCCAGGGCAAGCGTGGCACCTTGTGTGTTTCGTCCCAGGCGGGCTGTGCCCTGGACTGCAGTTTCTGCTCCACGGGCAAGCAAGGCTTCAACAGCAACCTCACCGCCGCCGAAGTGATCGGTCAGGTGTGGATTGCCAATAAATCCTTTGGCAGCGTCCCGGCAACCGTCGACCGTGCCATCACCAACGTGGTGATGATGGGCATGGGTGAGCCGCTGCTGAATTTCGATAATGTCATTGCCGCCATGCATCTGATGATGGATGACCTGGGGTATGGCATTTCCAAGCGCCGGGTGACGCTGTCCACCTCCGGCGTGGTGCCGATGATCGATGAGCTGGCCAAGCACATCGACGTTTCCCTGGCCCTGTCGCTGCACGCGCCGAACGATGCGCTGCGCAACCAGTTGGTGCCGATCAACAAGAAGTACCCGTTGAAGATGCTGCTTGAGTCCTGCCGTCGCTACATGGCGACTTTGGGTGAAAAGCGTGTGCTGACCGTCGAGTACACCATGCTCAAGGACATCAACGACAAGGTCGAGCACGCTGTCGAGATGATCGAACTGCTCAAAGACACGCCTTGCAAGATCAACCTGATCCCGTTCAACCCGTTCCCGCACTCCGGTTACGAGCGCCCAAGCAATAATGCGATCCGTCGTTTCCAGGATCAGCTGCATCAAGCGGGCTACAACGTGACTGTGCGCACCACCCGTGGCGAAGACATCGATGCGGCCTGTGGCCAATTGGTGGGGCAGGTCATGGACCGCACCCGTCGCAGCGAACGTTACATTGCTGTGCGTGAGTTGAGTGCCGAGGCCAGCGTGGCTCAAAACGCTGCGACTCGAACCTGATCGCTCACTTGGCTGAGAGAACATCAATGTCTGTGCGTGCCGCGCTGCTGCTATGTGTCATGACCTTGCTGGCGGGCTGCGTCACGTCGGGCAACATCGATCCAATGAGCACCAGCAAAGGCCGCGCCGATGCGCTCCAGGCTTACGTTCAATTGGGTGTTGGTTATTTGCAGCAAGGGCAGACCGAGCGCGCCAAGGTGCCGTTGAAAAAAGCCCTGGAAATTGATGCCTCCGATGCCGATGCCAACGCGGCCCTCGCCCTGGTTTTTCAGGTCGAGCTTGAGACCGAGCTGGCCGACAAGCATTTTCAGAAAGCCTTGGCCGCCCGCAAGGGTGATGCCCGTATCCTGAACAATTACGGCAGTTTTCTGTACGAACAAAAGCGTTACAAGGAAGCTTACGCACGGTTTGAAGAAGCCGCCGCTGACAGCCTCTACCCTGAGCGGTCCCGTGTATTTGAAAGCCTGGGTATGACAGCGGCGAGACTGGGCGACCGTGAGGCGGCGGAAAATCACTTCACCAAAGCCTTGCGCCTGGATCGCCAGTTGCCACGATCATTGCTGGAAATGGCTGAGTTGTCTTACGAAGACAGGCATTATGTGCCCTCGCGCGACTATTACGACCGTTTTAGCCAACTCAGCGAGCAAAATGCACGTAGTCTATTGCTCGGTACGCGATTGGCAAAAGTCTACGATGATCGCAACAAGGCAGCCAGTTATGGTCTGCAACTCAAAAGACTCTATCCCGGTACGCCGGAATATCAGCAATACCTGTCGGAGCAATGATGAAAGCGGTGCATCCCGAAGTTGTAGCAGCCACTCGCGTTAACCCTGGGGATACCCTGCGCCAGGCACGTGAGAACAAAAACTGGTCGCTGCCAGATGTCGCTCAGAGGCTCAACCTGACCGTGACATCGTTGACTAACGTCGAGGCTGGCCACTTTGAAAAGCTGCCAGGGCACACGTTTGCCCGTGGCTATGTGCGTGCCTACGCCAAGTTGCTCGAGCTTGATCAGGCAGCACTCGTCACGCAGTTCGATCAATTCACCGGTACCGATGGTCAGGGCAGCTCGGTTCATGCCCTTGGCCGTATTGAAGAGCCTGTGCGCCTTTCACACAATATTTTGCGTATCGTCAGCCTTTTGCTGCTGGTCGTGCTGGTCGGTGGTGGCTTCTTCTGGTGGCAGGATCAAACCTCCCAGCGCGGCAAGGAGCCTTCCGGGCTGAGCCTTGAGCATGTGGAAGTCGAAAGTGCCGACGGTACGACCCAGATCCATCCGCTGGACGAACCTGAAGATCAAGCTGTTGCAGCCGGCCAAACTCCGGGCTCGGCTCCGTTGCCGTTGAATCCGACCAACTCCACGGGTGAAGCGACGTCTGTTGCACCTGCGCCAGCGCCTACCACGTCTTCTGCGCCTGCAGCCGTTACGCATGGCTCCGCGGCCAGCCCGTCGACGCCAGCGCCAGCAACCCCGTCCGTTCCCGCAACCGCCCCGGCGACCACTGAAGCCGTTCAGCCGGTAGTCGTGGCCGGTGCCGGTCAGTTGAAGATCGCCTTCACGGCCGACTGCTGGACCCAGGTCACCGATGCGGGTGGCAAAGTGCTCTATAGCGGGCTCAAACGCAAAGGCGACAGCCTGGACCTCAGCGGCAAGCCGCCTTTGAGCGTGCGGCTTGGTGCAGCGGCGGGCGCTCAGGTCAGCTACAACGGCCAAAGTGTCGATGTGGCTCCGTTCACTTCGGGCGCAACTGCCCGCCTGAAACTGGGGCAATAATTCATGCACGGCGAGTCTCCGATCAAGCGTCGCGAATCCCGTAAAATCTGGGTCGGCTCCGTGCCTGTGGGCGGTGATGCACCGATTGCAGTGCAGAGCATGACCAACAGCGATACCAACGACGTCGCGGCCACCGTTGCCCAGATCAATCGTCTGGAAGCGGCCGGGGTGGATATCGTTCGGGTATCGGTGCCTGACATGGATGCGGCAGAAGCCTTCGGCCGCATCAAGCAATTGGTCAAAGTGCCGCTGGTTGCCGACATTCACTTCGATTACAAGATTGCCTTGCGCGTTGCCGAGCTGGGCGTTGATTGCCTGCGCATCAACCCGGGCAACATCGGTCGCGAAGACCGGGTACGTGCCGTGGTCGATGCCGCCCGTGATCGTGGCATCCCGATCCGCATCGGCGTAAACGCCGGCTCGCTGGAAAAGGATCTGCAAAAGAAATACGGCGAACCAACCCCAGCAGCGCTGGTTGAATCCGCTTTGCGTCACGTCGAACACCTGGAGCGCCTGAATTTCCAGGACTTCAAGGTCAGCGTGAAAGCCTCGGACGTGTTCATGGCCGTCGAAGCCTATCGCTTGCTGGCCAAGGAAATTGTCCAGCCGCTGCACCTGGGTATTACTGAAGCGGGCGGTTTGCGTTCAGGCACGGTGAAATCTGCCGTCGGCCTCGGTATGCTGCTCGCCGAAGGAATTGGCGATACTATCCGCATCTCGTTGGCCGCTGACCCGGTTGAAGAGGTGAAGGTCGGTTACGACATCCTCAAATCGCTGCGCCTTCGTTCCCGTGGGATCAACTTCATTGCCTGCCCGAGCTGCTCGCGGCAGAACTTCGATGTGGTCAAGACCATGAACGAACTTGAAGGTCGGCTTGAAGATCTGCTGGTGCCGCTGGACGTCGCGGTGATTGGTTGTGTGGTCAACGGGCCTGGCGAAGCC of the Paucimonas lemoignei genome contains:
- the rlmN gene encoding 2-vinyl bacteriochlorophyllide hydratase, encoding MIASTGKTNLLGLTQPEMEKFFDSIGEKRFRAGQVMKWIHHFGVDDFDAMTNVSKALREKLKSCAEVRGPEVVSEDISTDGTRKWVVRVASGSCVETVYIPQGKRGTLCVSSQAGCALDCSFCSTGKQGFNSNLTAAEVIGQVWIANKSFGSVPATVDRAITNVVMMGMGEPLLNFDNVIAAMHLMMDDLGYGISKRRVTLSTSGVVPMIDELAKHIDVSLALSLHAPNDALRNQLVPINKKYPLKMLLESCRRYMATLGEKRVLTVEYTMLKDINDKVEHAVEMIELLKDTPCKINLIPFNPFPHSGYERPSNNAIRRFQDQLHQAGYNVTVRTTRGEDIDAACGQLVGQVMDRTRRSERYIAVRELSAEASVAQNAATRT
- the hscA gene encoding chaperone protein HscA gives rise to the protein MALLQIAEPGQSPQPHQRRLAVGIDLGTTNSLVAALRSGLSEPLADADGEVILPSAVRYHADRVEVGQAAKSAAATDPFNTVLSVKRLMGRGLSDVKQLGEQLPYRFVGGESHMPFIETVQGPKSPVEVSADILKVLRVRAEQALGGELVGAVITVPAYFDDAQRQATKDAAKLAGLTVLRLLNEPTAAAVAYGLDQNAEGVVAIYDLGGGTFDISILRLTGGVFEVLATGGDTALGGDDFDHAIASWIISETGLSADIDPSAQRSLLQAACAAKEALTSQASVVVEYNGWSATLTRDAFEALIEPMIARSLKSCRRAVRDAGIELEEVEAVVMVGGSTRVPRVREAVAQLFGRQPLTEIDPDQVVAIGAAIQADTLAGNKRDGEELLLLDVIPLSLGLETMGGLMEKVIPRNTTIPVARAQDFTTYKDGQSAMMIHVLQGERELISDCRSLARFELRGIPSMVAGAAKIRVTFQVDADGLLSVAARELGSGVESSIQVKPSYGLTDGEISRMLKDSFENAGGDKVARVLREQQVDAQRLVEAVEAALEVDGQRLLDEEERMVIDLQLQELRDLMQGTDGPAIEQQTKRLSQVTDAFAARRMDLTVKTALSGRNLNEIEE
- the ndk gene encoding nucleoside diphosphate kinase: MAVQRTFSIIKPDAVAKNVIGEITTRFEKAGLRVVASKLKQLSKAEAEGFYAEHSARGFFGDLVAFMISGPVVVQVLEGENAIALNRELMGATNPKEAAAGTIRADFADSIDANAVHGSDSEAAAAREISYFFAATEVTAR
- the fdx_2 gene encoding ferredoxin, 2Fe-2S type, which translates into the protein MPLLTFLPHAVLCPQGLAVEVEPGTSILEIAHEHHIDIESACGGVCACTTCHCIIRKGLDSLNEADELEEDMLDKAWGLEVQSRLSCQAIVGNEDLTVEIPKYSLNHAAEAPH
- the rodZ gene encoding Cro/CI family transcriptional regulator, translated to MKAVHPEVVAATRVNPGDTLRQARENKNWSLPDVAQRLNLTVTSLTNVEAGHFEKLPGHTFARGYVRAYAKLLELDQAALVTQFDQFTGTDGQGSSVHALGRIEEPVRLSHNILRIVSLLLLVVLVGGGFFWWQDQTSQRGKEPSGLSLEHVEVESADGTTQIHPLDEPEDQAVAAGQTPGSAPLPLNPTNSTGEATSVAPAPAPTTSSAPAAVTHGSAASPSTPAPATPSVPATAPATTEAVQPVVVAGAGQLKIAFTADCWTQVTDAGGKVLYSGLKRKGDSLDLSGKPPLSVRLGAAAGAQVSYNGQSVDVAPFTSGATARLKLGQ
- the iscX gene encoding FeS assembly protein IscX, whose protein sequence is MSLKWVDVQEIAIQLAEAHPDLDPLTVNFVKLRNLVMALPEFDDVPDRGGEKVLEAIQGLWIEEAD
- a CDS encoding TPR repeat-containing protein, which translates into the protein MSVRAALLLCVMTLLAGCVTSGNIDPMSTSKGRADALQAYVQLGVGYLQQGQTERAKVPLKKALEIDASDADANAALALVFQVELETELADKHFQKALAARKGDARILNNYGSFLYEQKRYKEAYARFEEAAADSLYPERSRVFESLGMTAARLGDREAAENHFTKALRLDRQLPRSLLEMAELSYEDRHYVPSRDYYDRFSQLSEQNARSLLLGTRLAKVYDDRNKAASYGLQLKRLYPGTPEYQQYLSEQ
- the ispG gene encoding 4-hydroxy-3-methylbut-2-en-1-yl diphosphate synthase → MHGESPIKRRESRKIWVGSVPVGGDAPIAVQSMTNSDTNDVAATVAQINRLEAAGVDIVRVSVPDMDAAEAFGRIKQLVKVPLVADIHFDYKIALRVAELGVDCLRINPGNIGREDRVRAVVDAARDRGIPIRIGVNAGSLEKDLQKKYGEPTPAALVESALRHVEHLERLNFQDFKVSVKASDVFMAVEAYRLLAKEIVQPLHLGITEAGGLRSGTVKSAVGLGMLLAEGIGDTIRISLAADPVEEVKVGYDILKSLRLRSRGINFIACPSCSRQNFDVVKTMNELEGRLEDLLVPLDVAVIGCVVNGPGEAKEAHVGLTGGTPNLIYIDGKPAQKLTNENLVDELERLIRRKAAEKVEADAAVIARG